Below is a window of Streptomyces sp. S4.7 DNA.
GGCTCGACGTCCGGCTGGCCCGTCGCTCTGCGCGTGCTCACCGGCGGCGCGTCCGTCGCGCTCAACGTCGGCCACTCCGCGCTCAAGGGCGACCTGGTCGGCGTCGGCGTCCACATGGCCGCGCCGGTCGTGCTCATCGTCGTCGCCGAAGCGTCGCTCAAGTGGCGCCGGGAGATCGCCGCCGCCGCCGACCGGATCGAGCGTGAGCGCCGCCAGGAAGCCGCCGACCGACGCCGTGAGCGCGAGGAGCGTGAGGAGCGCTCACGGGCCGACCGCCAGCGTGAGCAGGACGCGCAGCGCGAGGAGCGTGAGCGCCGCGAGGCCGCCGACCGTGAGCGCCGCCGCGAGGATGCCGCCGACCGTCAGCGCGAGCGTGAGCACGCCGCCCAGCTCGTCCGCGAGGAGCGCGACCACCAGGCCGCCGTCGACGCGGCCAGGGAAGAGCGGGCCGAGGCCCGCCGCCGCGAGGAGCAGGAGCGCGCCGACCGTGAACGCCGTGAGGAGCGTGAGCGGCAGGACAACGAGCGCAAGGCCAAGGAGGCCGAGCGCGACCGGAAGGCAGCCGAGGCCCGTACGCCCGCGCTCACGCCCGTGAGCGCCGCGCGCTCACCGCGACCGGTCGTGAGCGCCACCGTGAGCACCCCCGCGCACGAGACCGCTCACGAGACCCCGCCCGTTCAGAAACTGAGCGAGCCCGACGCCCGCCAGGCCGTTGCCGACGGCATCCGTGAGGGCCGCTCACAGCGCGAGATCGCCACGCTCACCGGATGGTCGACCGGCTGGGTCGCCAACCGCGCCAAGGAACTTGAGGAGGCCGTCGCATGAGCACCCCCGCCGACACCCTGGCCGCTCAGCACGCCGAAGTGCGAGCCGAGATTGCCCGCACCGACACCAAGACCGCGCTCCTGCTCGCGTTCAACGGCGCGATGCTGGCCGGCGCCTGGACCATCGCCCGCGACCTCCCGCCGGACCTGACCGCGTACCTCACCGGCGCGGCCGGGCTCCTGCTCCTGGTCGCCGCCGCCGGACTGCTTCTCCAGTCGGCACGCCCCTCCTTCGGCGCCGGGCGCCACGGCTTCCCGCTGTGGGCGACCCTGACCCCGCAGCAGATCACCACACTCGCCCAGGAGTGCACCCTCGCCGCCGACATCGCAGGCCTCTCCCGGCTCGCGCTCCGGAAGTTCGTCTGCCTCCAGCGGGCGATCGACCTCACCCGCGCGGGCGGCGTCCTGCTGATCCTCGCCGTCCTCATCGCCCTCGGAGGCGCGGCATGACCACCTCGTACACCGTCTTCCGCTACCGGCAGGCCGGACACCAGCTCATGACGCGCCGCCAGCTCCGAACCGCCGGCCTTCGCCCCGGCGGCCAGGAGCCGGTCGGCGAGATCCGCTGGCGCCGCGGCACCCGGGTCGCTTACCTCTACGACCGGGCGACTGCGCTGCCCGTCCGGCCGATGACACCGGCCAAGGCCCGCGCCCTGGAGGCGGCGATGCGCGCCCGCCGCACCTGCCCCAACTGCTCTCAGGATCGCGGCTACTGCATCCCGACCTCACTCGGTATCTGCCCGCCGTGTGCCGGGATCGGACTCGCTGCCTGACACCAAAGCCCCGCCGGTCAACCGGCGGGGCTCTCTACGGGCCGTCAAAACCCATGCGTCGCAGGGTGAGCCGGGAGACCCGCAAGCACCACAAGTTTGCGAGGATCACTCCCAGAAACGGCACAAGCCCCGGACTCCTACCTCCGGGGCCTGCCGTCCTCACCACTCGACCACACCGAGATTCGGAGAACGTTGCTCGTGACGAGCGTACAGAGCGATGGCACCGCCGTACCAGCGCGCGGCCCCCGCTGTAACGGACCCGGCTGCGGACAGCCGCTCCTGCACATTCCCGGCAAGCGCCCCAAGGTCTACTGCTCTGAGGCGTGCAAGAAGCGGGCAAAGCGGGCAATTGCGCGCAACGCCGAAACCACCACAAAGGGTGCGGGGCAGAGCCGTCCGGAGCCAAAAAGGGACGCGGGCTTTAGTAGTAAGGGAAAATCTCCGTCCGCCGCAGGTCAGAGCGTTGCGGCGGAAGCTGCGAAGCCCACCGGACGGACGGGGGCGGGAGAGTCTGAGAGGGCGCAGTCCTCTCAGAAGACGGACCCGCGCGGACGCACCGGCTCCCGCGACGAGCGGTTCGCACGCCGCGATCAGCACCAGGCCGTCGCGCTCGGGAACGCCTTCCGTGCGTGCGGCAACCGGCTGACGGGCAAGGCGGCCACGCTGATGGCGGCGCCCGGCGAGGCGGCCCTCCTCGGCGTCTGCCGCTGCAACAACGTCCACATGTGCGTCTGGTGCGGGACACGCATTCTCGCGGTGCGGGCCTCCAACGCCCAGCTCATGGCAGACGGCTTGGCGGCGGCCGGGTACGGGCTCCACCTCGGTACGTCCACGCTGCGGCACTTTGAGCGGATGCCGTTCGGCTCGAACCGCAAGGGCGAACGGTTCGGTCTGGTGTCGGTCCTGCACGACGGCTGGCGCGGGGCGTACGGATCCAGCGGGCGCCCGTGGCGGCGGCTCAAGGCGGAGTTCGGCGTGATCGGCTACGAGCGGGCGTACGAGGACACGTGGGGCCCGGACACGGGCTTCCACCTGCACTGGCACACGCTCTGGGTCACGGCCGCGCCGCTCGACGCGGACGGCCAGCTCGCGTTCCGCCGGGCCATCGCCACCGCATGGGCCGATGGCGTCCGCGCGGCCGGCGGCTACGAGGTGAGCCAGACGTGCGACCGGCCGAACTGCTCGTGCGGCGGCGAAGGTCACGGCACCGACCTGCGCTCGCTGAACAGCGGTGAGGAAGGCGAGACGGCCCGGTACCTGTACAAGGACGGTGACAAGGGCACGGCCAAGATCGGGCTGGAGCTGTCTCGGCAGGACCTCAAGGACGGACGACGGGCCGGACGGCTCGGACCGTGGCAGCTCGGAGACGCGGCAGCCGACGAGCTGGCGGCCACCGGCGGTGTGCCGGGCATCTTCACCGAGCGGTACCGCGAGCGGGAGCGCGGGATCTTCGGCGTGCGGAAGCAGTACCGCACGCAGGGCCTCAACGCCCTCGTAAAGCTGCTGGAGATCGCGCAGGACGAACGGACCGAAGACGAGATCACCGACGAATCCGGCGGGCTCCAGCCGATCCTCGTCATCCCGTCCGGCACCTGGTACCGCCACATCGCCCGCGTGCCCGGCCGCCGCCTCGACCTCGTCAAGGTCGCGGAGGCACATGGCATTGGCGGCGTCCGGCTGCTGATCGAGTCATGGGGCCTGCGGTGGGGCATCGACGTCTTCGACCCGCCGACCGAGGGCGAGCCGACCACCCAGGCCGGGGAGGACGAGCCCGAGCCGAAGGTGTCCGCGCTGCTCGAACTCCCCGCGGCTCGGACCTTCGCGGAGCACGTCCACCGTGCCCGCCGCCGACAGCTCGCCGTCGCGAACTGATATCAGTTCGCACTAACTCGCTACCGGGATCTGCTGCCATCAGGCAGCAGATCCCGGTTCGCGTTACTGGGGTCAGTAACCCACAACTCGCTACCGGCCCCTACCTGTCCGCCGACCGCTAGACCTAGCACCCCCGCTAGCGGGTCAACCCGCTACTGGTCTGCGGTCTAGTGTCTAGCGACCGATCGCCGCCTCAACCCTGGCCGCCCTCGGTCGGGGAGTGTCTGACCCTCCATCTTGCTCCCCGCCGGAAGCGATGCTCAGGCGATAACTTGCTGCCCGACCGTGCCCGGTCGCCGAAGCGCGCGACTCGTTACTGGGGCCAGTGACCTCCAACTTGCTCTGGCTCTGGCTCTGGTTGTGGGGCGCCCCGATCGAGGGGCACCCCCTTCGTGCTTCACCCCAAAACGATCACCTCTGTAGCTCCCCGGAGGGGAGGTACCTTTGTCCATTTGGAAATCGTGATCATGGTCGCGGTTCACCTGGGTCATTCGTAATGCATGAGGTGTGAGCGGAACGATCATCGCGAAGCGAGCGGCGAAGCCGTACGCCTGAACATCAAGATCACGGCTGAGGGATGGACAAAGGTAGCTCCCCTCCAGGGAGCTATGGATCATGGTCTGACGCTCGTTGGATCGTGATGCATAGGTGTGGGCGATCCGCGTCGGCATGCAGCTGCTCGTGCTCCTGGCGCTCGCCGCCGTACGTCAACGAGAAGACGTACGGCGGCGAGCTGTGACGTACGCGGCGACGGCGGCCGGGCTCGTGCGGTCAAAGCTTCAGCAGCATCAGCAGCGCGACGAACGCCGCCAGGGCGACGGTCGCGGCGGGAATCAGCACCGGGTACGCGACGACCATTCCGCCGGCGACCGCGGATCCGATGAGGGCGGTCACGAGGGTGTGGCGGTCGGCAGACATGTGGGCCTCCTGGGCTTGGTGGACTGGATGAATCGGACTGTGGAGGATGCAGGGGCAAGCCGCGCAACTTCCTCTGGCTATCTCTGTCGGGTCGGTCTAACCGCGGGCACTTCACCCAGCTCGGACCGAACCCGCCATCTCGTGCACCCCCGCCGCCGGTCTCCGGCGGCCTGAAGGCTCGGTGGAATGGATGAGCCGCACTTTGGGGGAGCGAGGGGCAAGCGGCGCAACCCTTGATCTGACCGGCGATCCCGGCCTGCTCCCAGACAACTGCCTTGCCGGTGGCTGGGGACAGGACGGATTCCGGGGAGTTTCCGTACAGGGGGAGGACGTTTTTGCCACCGCTTTGCCAACGCCCCTTCCCCCGCGGCTGGATACGGTCTGGGTCATGAAGCACGAGACCCCCCGAGACACGAGCGGCGCGAAGGTCTGCGCGTGGTGCGGCGGACCGATCAAGCAGTCCGGCGTCGGCCGGAGCCGCGACTACTGCGGGCGGACGCACCGCGAGCTGGCGTACCGCGAACGCGCGACCCAGAAGCGCATCGCGCAGGCCATCGCCGACGCATCACCCGTTACGTCAACTGACGAAGTGCCCGGACGCCGAGATACGTCAACTGACGAAATCCGGCCCGCTGCCAAATCGTCAACTGACGAAACGCGGCCACCGCTCCCGCCGCTCACGGAGTGGCTGCCGATCCGGGAGCCGAGCCCGGACCTCGACGCGCGGCTCGACGCGTTGGCCGGCCCCGACGAGCCCGACGACGATCCCGATCCGGTCCCGCCACCGGTACGACGCTCGTCGGTTCCGCTCCCGCCGCCGGGTCCCCGCGGGAAGAGGCTCTTCCCACCGTTCCCCGCCGGCGGCCGTGCCTGCCCCGAGAGCGAGCCGCCCACGCTGTTCGAGGACGACCCCCCGCCCGCCGGGTAGCGGAGCGACCCCCACCGGCCGGGCCACATCGCGGCAGCAGCCAGCTCCCCGCCAGCCCTGTGCCGGGCAGGGGCGGGCGCCTCACGCTCCCGAGCGGTCGACGGCGTGGGAACGGCGCTTGGCCCAACGGCGGCCCGCCAGACGCCCGTACAGCGCCCGCGTGACCCCCCCTCCCTCGTAGAAAGCCGTCCTTCACCGCCCGAAGCACCCGCAGCCGCCGACGCGGTAGGCCACGGAGGATTACGGAGCTGGGCGCCCTCCTGGAGAGCATGAGGAAGGGCCCGCAGCCGGTGGTGGCTGAGGGCCCTTTTGGTGACGCCCGGGAGGGGTGGGGGTCACTCCCCGATGGGCACTCGGGAGCCGGGAGCGTAGACGTCTTCCCAGTAGCCGAGAGGTTGTTCGTCGTCGTGGAACGTCACGGTGGTGACGAGGACAGATACCGCCGAATGAGGCGATGCGTCGATCTCCAGAGCGCTCAACTCATCATTGGATGCGTGCCTGGAGTGGGCGATCCGCTGGCCCTTCACGACTTCGCGCCCTGTCCGCTCGCTGTAGAGCTTGTCGAACTGCTTCACCATGCGACCGCTGGCGTCGAGTTCAGGGACGACAGAGACGGTGTGGGGCGGGTAGATGGAGATGCCGACCGACGTCGGTTTGTCGTCCTGCCGGAAGACCCTGATGCGGATCACGGCTTCGTCGCCCGGTTCCAGGTTGAGAGCCGTGCATACCTCGGGGTCGTTGACCGATCGGTGCATCACCTGGTGACCGGATGAGGTCTCACCAGGCGCGTAGCGCAGTCCGTTCTTCTCCATGCGCTTCAGCCGGTCGACACCGGTGATCACGATGGGGGACTTCTCCACCACCGTGCCCAGCGCGCCCCGCGAGGCGACCAGCCCTTCGTTCTTGAGCACACCCAGGGCCCGGCTCACGGTCTTGGCCGCCACTCCGAACTGCTCGCGGATCTCAGCGACTGATGGCAGCGCGTCCTCCGGAGCGAGCTCCCCACTCTTGATCAACGCGCGGAAGTGGGCGGCCACATCGGCATACCCCTTCCCCTCGGGTGCCTTGTATGCCATGACTTCTCCCTCTTTGCCGGAACGGGCTGCTTCTCCGAAGGTACATCAATGAGGCCTCAAGGTACATTTCTTGCTTAGGAGTGGTGCTTCGTGTACCTTCATGCCGTCGGCAAGGTACGTGAAGTACTTCCGGGCCGACAGATTCATACCTTCGGCATGAGAGGTCTGTCGTGGCCACACGGAACGTCCCCCCGCAGTCAGGGGCCAGGAACAACGGGAAGAGCAACAAGTTCGCGAACGCTGGTGCGGCGGCCGGCGGATTCGTCGGGGCGATGGGCTCGACGTTCGTCCCGCCGGTCAATCTCACGATCAACAACGGCGCGAAGCAGGTCACCGCGACGAGCAGCAGCATGCAGAGTCTGCTGCCCGCGCCGGAGTTCAGCTCCCCGGCGCAGATCCGCAACTACTGCAACAGCCTCCGCGCGGCAGCCGTGATGCTCAGCTTCGAGGTCTCGATGGGTGCGGAGATCCTCAAGGCCGTGCTCGCCACGGTGCCGGACCCCGATCGCCGGATGGGCGGCGCGAAGATCCGCGCGTTCAAGGTCTCCCGCAAGATGCAGCGGGCCGCCGACGAGCTGCGTAACGCCGCGACGATGGCCGCCGCCTGCTACGCCCAGTTCCAGCAGGAGTACGAGGGCGAGATCAACGCGTCCCGTCACCGAGCCCGCAAGCCTCAGCAGCCGCGCATGAACTGGGGCCAGCAGTGAGCCCCCGCCGCCAGGACGGGCGGGACATGGAGCGCGAGCTGGAGAAGGACCTCAACCGGATGGGGGCGCGGGCGATGAAGAACGGCACCAGGACTTCGACCGGCGGCGGTGTCGGCGCGTACCTCCTGCACCGGGCCAAGCCCCACCTGCCGCCGTGGCTCGGTGTGGCCGGGGTCGGCATCGCCGGGTCGGGCGCTCACCTCGCGTGGGCCGACTCGGTCGGCGCCGGAGTCGGCCTGACGCTGTCCGCGGTCGCACTCACCGGGGCGACCTGGTGGGCCGGGCGCGAGACGAGCGCCCAGCGTCGTCTGCACTCCGCCATCACCGTGGCGGCCGGGACGACTTGGTTCGCCGGGGCGGCGCTCGCCGGACCGCTGGCCGGGATCCTCCCGGACGCTTACCTGATGGGCGGCGCGGTCCTCGCGCTCTCGTGGAACGTCCGTATGGCGCTGCGTACGTCGGACGGCGGCGCGGTGAGCGGGTCGGCGGACAAGAGCCTTCTGGAGAAGGTCGGTCTGGCGAAGGCGAAGATCGGCCGGACCGAGGTGGAG
It encodes the following:
- a CDS encoding Pycsar system effector family protein; translated protein: MSTPADTLAAQHAEVRAEIARTDTKTALLLAFNGAMLAGAWTIARDLPPDLTAYLTGAAGLLLLVAAAGLLLQSARPSFGAGRHGFPLWATLTPQQITTLAQECTLAADIAGLSRLALRKFVCLQRAIDLTRAGGVLLILAVLIALGGAA
- a CDS encoding RRQRL motif-containing zinc-binding protein, producing MTTSYTVFRYRQAGHQLMTRRQLRTAGLRPGGQEPVGEIRWRRGTRVAYLYDRATALPVRPMTPAKARALEAAMRARRTCPNCSQDRGYCIPTSLGICPPCAGIGLAA
- a CDS encoding GntR family transcriptional regulator, which translates into the protein MAYKAPEGKGYADVAAHFRALIKSGELAPEDALPSVAEIREQFGVAAKTVSRALGVLKNEGLVASRGALGTVVEKSPIVITGVDRLKRMEKNGLRYAPGETSSGHQVMHRSVNDPEVCTALNLEPGDEAVIRIRVFRQDDKPTSVGISIYPPHTVSVVPELDASGRMVKQFDKLYSERTGREVVKGQRIAHSRHASNDELSALEIDASPHSAVSVLVTTVTFHDDEQPLGYWEDVYAPGSRVPIGE
- the traA gene encoding plasmid transfer protein TraA encodes the protein MATRNVPPQSGARNNGKSNKFANAGAAAGGFVGAMGSTFVPPVNLTINNGAKQVTATSSSMQSLLPAPEFSSPAQIRNYCNSLRAAAVMLSFEVSMGAEILKAVLATVPDPDRRMGGAKIRAFKVSRKMQRAADELRNAATMAAACYAQFQQEYEGEINASRHRARKPQQPRMNWGQQ